The following coding sequences lie in one Pseudomonas monsensis genomic window:
- a CDS encoding beta-ketoacyl-ACP synthase III: MHNVVISGTGLYTPANSISNEELVQSFNTYVAQFNADNAEAIANGEVQALTESSAAFIEKASGIKSRFVMDKDGILDPLRMAPRLPERSNDEWSVLCQMAIGAAEQALQRAGKTAADIDGVIVACSNLQRAYPAIAIEVQEALGIQGFGFDMNVACSSATFGIQAAANSVQLGQARAILMVNPEVCTGHLNFRDRDSHFIFGDAATAVIIERADLATSKYQFDVVSTKLLTKFSNNIRNNFGFLNRAAEEGVGARDKLFVQEGRKVFKDVCPMVAELIGEHLQENQLNVGDVKRFWLHQANLSMNHLIVRKLLGREATEEEAPVILDTYANTSSAGSVIAFHKHQDDLAAGSLAVLSSFGAGYSIGSVILRKR, from the coding sequence ATGCATAATGTCGTCATCAGCGGCACCGGCCTGTACACCCCGGCCAACAGCATCTCCAACGAAGAGCTGGTGCAGTCTTTCAACACCTACGTCGCCCAGTTCAACGCCGATAACGCCGAAGCCATCGCCAACGGTGAAGTCCAGGCCCTGACCGAATCCAGCGCCGCGTTCATCGAAAAGGCCTCGGGCATCAAGAGCCGCTTTGTCATGGACAAGGACGGCATCCTCGACCCGCTGCGCATGGCGCCGCGTCTGCCGGAGCGTTCCAACGACGAATGGTCGGTGCTGTGCCAGATGGCCATCGGCGCAGCCGAGCAAGCCTTGCAGCGCGCCGGTAAAACCGCCGCCGATATCGACGGCGTGATCGTTGCCTGTTCCAACCTGCAGCGCGCTTACCCGGCCATTGCCATCGAAGTCCAGGAAGCGCTGGGCATCCAGGGCTTCGGCTTCGACATGAACGTGGCCTGCTCCTCGGCTACCTTTGGCATCCAGGCGGCGGCCAACAGCGTGCAACTGGGTCAGGCCCGGGCGATCCTGATGGTCAACCCGGAAGTCTGCACCGGTCACCTGAACTTCCGTGACCGTGACAGCCACTTCATCTTCGGTGATGCCGCGACTGCAGTGATCATCGAGCGTGCCGATCTGGCGACGTCCAAATACCAGTTCGACGTGGTCAGCACCAAACTGTTGACCAAGTTTTCCAATAACATCCGCAACAATTTCGGCTTCCTCAACCGCGCCGCGGAAGAGGGCGTCGGCGCCCGCGACAAGCTGTTCGTGCAGGAAGGGCGCAAGGTGTTCAAGGATGTCTGCCCGATGGTCGCCGAACTGATTGGTGAGCATCTGCAAGAGAATCAGCTCAATGTCGGCGACGTAAAGCGCTTCTGGCTGCACCAGGCCAACCTGAGCATGAACCACCTGATCGTGCGCAAGCTGCTGGGCCGCGAAGCGACCGAAGAAGAGGCGCCGGTGATTCTCGACACCTACGCCAACACCAGCTCCGCCGGTTCCGTGATTGCCTTCCACAAGCACCAGGATGATCTGGCTGCCGGTTCGCTGGCTGTATTGAGTTCGTTCGGTGCAGGCTATTCGATCGGCAGCGTGATTCTGCGCAAGCGTTGA